From Shewanella psychrophila, a single genomic window includes:
- a CDS encoding helix-turn-helix transcriptional regulator produces MSKIDELVFLHQVAAPCHLAILAESIGLKTRIVKQVSELEPERDSNCFYLIEQEGAALDSKGIPLLASRLVSHVPVALYQVNREKLEPESALLLGIRGLLYADQRMDLLLTGLRKMVADELWYDRTLISKMFRQLVSRLDSANDYSQDTVAMLQMLTNRERTIIQLVSSGARNKEIAHRLCISEHTVKAHISSIFRKTQSRNRVELLRWAQTYQSHFELCS; encoded by the coding sequence ATGAGTAAGATTGATGAATTGGTGTTCTTACACCAAGTCGCCGCGCCATGTCACTTGGCTATACTGGCCGAATCTATTGGGCTAAAAACACGTATCGTTAAACAGGTATCTGAGCTTGAACCTGAGAGAGACAGTAACTGTTTTTATCTGATAGAGCAGGAGGGGGCCGCCTTAGACAGTAAGGGGATACCGTTATTAGCATCGCGTCTGGTATCCCATGTACCCGTTGCACTCTATCAAGTGAATCGCGAGAAACTTGAGCCAGAATCTGCATTGTTACTGGGAATACGTGGGTTGCTCTATGCAGATCAACGTATGGATCTATTGCTAACTGGCTTAAGAAAGATGGTGGCTGATGAGCTTTGGTATGACAGGACTCTGATCAGTAAGATGTTCCGTCAGCTGGTGAGTCGTTTAGACAGCGCCAACGATTATTCGCAAGATACTGTGGCTATGCTACAGATGCTGACGAACCGAGAGCGCACCATTATTCAGTTGGTATCCAGTGGTGCTCGAAATAAAGAGATCGCCCATCGACTCTGTATCAGTGAGCATACTGTTAAGGCTCATATCTCCTCTATTTTCAGGAAAACACAATCGCGTAATCGTGTGGAATTACTGAGATGGGCGCAGACATATCAAAGCCATTTTGAACTTTGTTCTTAG
- a CDS encoding PaaI family thioesterase: protein MSIWFRPVTLEDCAKMDSGMHGKGTLMQTMGIKISEIGDDYMVATMQASPEVHNPLGIVHGGANVALAETVASYAANFAVDFENYYCVGQEINANHLKASRNGTLTATAKPVHLGKRSSVWEILIHNSGGDLCCISRMTAAVVKR from the coding sequence ATGAGTATTTGGTTTAGACCTGTGACCTTGGAAGATTGCGCAAAAATGGATTCAGGCATGCATGGCAAGGGCACATTGATGCAGACCATGGGAATTAAGATCAGCGAAATTGGTGATGACTATATGGTGGCGACTATGCAAGCATCGCCAGAGGTTCATAACCCGCTGGGTATTGTTCACGGTGGAGCCAATGTTGCACTCGCGGAAACCGTTGCCAGTTATGCGGCCAATTTTGCAGTAGATTTTGAGAATTACTACTGTGTCGGCCAAGAGATCAATGCCAATCATCTTAAAGCCTCCAGAAATGGCACCTTAACTGCAACGGCAAAACCTGTGCATTTAGGCAAGAGAAGCTCAGTATGGGAGATCCTCATCCATAATAGTGGTGGCGATCTTTGCTGTATTTCGCGCATGACTGCTGCGGTGGTTAAGCGTTAG
- a CDS encoding DUF2238 domain-containing protein, whose product MNKQFTWLAIFLAVLVWSAIDPKDQFTWFLEVFPALIALPILFLTRQRFPLTSLAYVLVLIHCVILMVGGHYTYAEVPLFDWIADITGSDRNNYDKVGHFAQGFVPTLLAREIFIRLEVVKRGAWCNFLSLCFALAFSAFYELIEWWVALLTGEDAEAFLGTQGDIWDTQSDMGMALLGAIACIVTLIKFHDSQLAKLNR is encoded by the coding sequence TTGAATAAACAGTTTACTTGGTTAGCCATTTTTCTGGCCGTGCTGGTTTGGTCGGCTATTGATCCCAAAGATCAATTCACTTGGTTTCTTGAGGTGTTTCCAGCCCTTATTGCTTTACCTATCTTATTTCTGACTCGTCAGCGTTTCCCGCTGACGTCACTGGCTTATGTCTTGGTATTAATCCATTGCGTCATACTTATGGTTGGCGGCCATTACACCTATGCCGAAGTGCCTTTATTTGATTGGATCGCAGATATTACCGGCTCAGATAGAAACAATTACGACAAGGTAGGGCATTTTGCACAGGGCTTTGTCCCGACATTATTAGCTCGGGAGATTTTTATAAGACTAGAGGTCGTTAAACGCGGAGCTTGGTGTAATTTCTTGTCTTTATGCTTTGCTCTAGCGTTTTCTGCTTTTTATGAGTTAATTGAGTGGTGGGTTGCTTTGCTAACGGGGGAGGATGCAGAAGCGTTTCTGGGAACCCAAGGTGACATTTGGGACACTCAATCGGATATGGGGATGGCCTTGTTGGGGGCAATAGCTTGTATTGTTACACTTATTAAATTTCATGATTCACAACTGGCCAAACTTAACAGGTAA
- the ygfZ gene encoding tRNA-modifying protein YgfZ, translated as MTLSVSQPSWNLNDPIPSLFFSNLSHLGLMSVTGEQGRSFIHGQVTTDISSLESDQWRWGAHCDPKGKMLASFRTFALEDALIMMMPSDTLALDLSQLAKYAVFSKVDLVDVTDKYLLLGVAGEQAQTWINERFGPADNTDIDKEVTEISGGLLLKDNDRFIIMMDKEAAAPFLTSINQEIVDATAWQALEIQSGYPNLAASHQSQFVPQMCNLQGINGISFQKGCYMGQETIARMKYRGGNKRALYILSGTSCETVSLETRLELALDDGFKRAGTIIEVVQSGEQVLLTAVLPNDTQNSAKLRIAGNETSSLAITPLPYSLEDES; from the coding sequence ATGACGCTTTCCGTTTCTCAGCCCAGTTGGAACTTGAATGACCCAATTCCATCGCTATTCTTCTCTAACTTGTCCCACTTGGGACTAATGAGCGTGACGGGTGAACAAGGCCGCAGCTTTATCCATGGGCAAGTCACCACAGACATCAGCTCATTAGAGAGCGACCAATGGCGCTGGGGTGCACATTGTGATCCTAAAGGTAAGATGCTGGCGAGCTTCAGAACATTCGCCCTCGAAGATGCGCTGATCATGATGATGCCATCAGACACATTAGCTCTAGATCTATCTCAGCTGGCTAAGTATGCCGTTTTCTCTAAAGTCGATTTAGTCGATGTCACCGACAAGTACTTACTGTTAGGCGTCGCCGGTGAGCAAGCACAAACTTGGATTAACGAACGTTTCGGCCCTGCCGACAATACTGACATCGATAAAGAAGTCACCGAGATCTCAGGTGGCTTACTGCTTAAAGACAATGACCGCTTTATCATCATGATGGACAAGGAAGCCGCTGCGCCCTTCCTCACCTCTATCAACCAAGAAATAGTCGATGCCACAGCCTGGCAGGCTCTGGAAATCCAATCCGGTTATCCCAACCTGGCCGCCTCGCATCAGAGCCAGTTTGTACCACAGATGTGTAACCTACAGGGCATCAATGGCATCAGCTTCCAAAAAGGCTGTTACATGGGTCAGGAAACCATTGCCCGCATGAAATATCGTGGTGGCAATAAACGTGCCCTGTATATCCTAAGCGGCACCAGTTGCGAAACTGTCAGCCTGGAAACCAGACTAGAGCTAGCCTTAGACGATGGCTTCAAGCGGGCAGGAACCATCATAGAAGTCGTTCAATCCGGAGAGCAAGTCTTACTCACAGCCGTACTACCTAATGACACCCAAAATAGCGCTAAGCTACGAATAGCAGGAAATGAAACCTCATCGCTAGCGATTACGCCACTGCCTTACTCCCTTGAAGATGAGAGTTAA
- a CDS encoding TraR/DksA family transcriptional regulator, with protein MKQADLTSSEKQELLTKLKHELVELEQQLTTIHERSAPVQLDQQAVGRISRIDAIQQQQMAQAGEALMQQHILRIKQIFLDTDEYGFCLECGESIGLGRLTIHAIAKLCIQCQSEAENS; from the coding sequence TTGAAACAAGCAGATCTCACCTCAAGCGAGAAACAAGAGCTACTCACTAAGCTCAAACATGAGCTGGTCGAATTAGAGCAACAGCTGACCACAATCCATGAACGCAGTGCCCCGGTTCAGCTTGACCAACAAGCGGTTGGACGAATATCACGCATCGATGCTATTCAGCAGCAACAGATGGCACAAGCCGGTGAGGCGCTGATGCAGCAGCACATCTTGCGTATTAAGCAGATTTTTCTCGATACTGATGAGTATGGGTTTTGTCTGGAATGTGGCGAGAGTATTGGACTCGGTAGGCTCACGATACATGCTATCGCAAAATTGTGTATTCAATGCCAAAGTGAGGCCGAGAACTCATAG
- a CDS encoding aromatic amino acid transport family protein: protein MNLKMLGSIAIVAGTAIGGGMLALPLATASLGTLPAFLLLVVIWGISIYTSLLMLEINLRTGVGDNVHAITGKILGKVGQLIQGASFMSLLFALTMVYLMGGSSLLETRFEPLGITMNNQVAVLLFTVFFGGLIAVGVKWIDKVSRVLFTSMVILLVIVVAFLLPEVDISAMLSSTGSELVTGSELNNLWLAAIPIVFTSFGFHVCIATIVRYLDGDAVSLRKILIIGSTIPLVSYILWLMVTLGTLGGDRVYGFEGSLPLLVTALQGLANSELLKQCIDLFANLALITSFLGVTMSLFDYVAELTRAKDDFSGRAKTWLITFIPPLLCALYYPDGFFKVLGFAAIPLVIMIIFLPIAMALKQRKQNLGGYQVSGGSAALGVAGVLGAVIIAAQLLVAL from the coding sequence GTGAATTTAAAAATGCTTGGCTCCATCGCTATCGTTGCGGGTACTGCAATCGGTGGCGGTATGTTAGCCCTACCTTTAGCTACTGCTTCATTAGGCACGTTACCCGCGTTTCTGCTACTCGTTGTTATTTGGGGGATCTCCATCTATACATCTTTGCTGATGTTAGAGATCAACCTGCGCACCGGAGTAGGTGACAACGTCCATGCCATAACCGGTAAAATTTTAGGAAAAGTAGGGCAGTTAATCCAAGGCGCCTCATTTATGAGCCTGCTGTTTGCATTGACTATGGTATACCTGATGGGTGGTTCTTCTCTGCTCGAGACTCGCTTCGAGCCTCTTGGTATCACCATGAATAACCAGGTCGCTGTGCTGTTATTCACAGTCTTCTTCGGTGGCTTGATTGCCGTTGGGGTCAAATGGATCGATAAGGTTTCTCGCGTCCTCTTTACCTCTATGGTCATTCTTTTAGTTATCGTGGTGGCCTTCTTACTTCCTGAAGTGGATATATCAGCGATGCTCTCAAGCACGGGGAGTGAGCTTGTGACTGGTAGTGAACTCAACAATTTATGGTTGGCAGCTATTCCTATCGTGTTCACCTCGTTTGGTTTCCATGTGTGTATTGCGACGATAGTGCGTTACTTAGATGGCGACGCTGTATCACTGCGTAAGATTTTAATTATTGGTTCAACCATACCGCTTGTCAGTTATATTCTCTGGCTGATGGTGACCTTAGGCACCTTAGGTGGCGACAGGGTATATGGTTTCGAAGGTTCATTGCCTCTGCTGGTGACGGCGTTGCAAGGTCTGGCTAATTCAGAACTTTTGAAGCAATGTATCGACCTCTTCGCTAACCTGGCGCTTATCACTTCCTTCTTGGGTGTGACCATGAGTCTGTTTGACTATGTAGCCGAGTTAACTCGTGCTAAAGATGATTTTTCGGGCCGTGCTAAGACCTGGCTGATCACCTTTATTCCGCCTCTGTTGTGCGCGCTTTATTATCCTGATGGCTTCTTTAAGGTATTAGGTTTTGCGGCAATTCCTTTGGTGATTATGATTATCTTCTTACCGATTGCCATGGCACTGAAGCAGCGTAAACAGAATCTTGGAGGCTATCAGGTCTCGGGTGGTAGTGCTGCTCTTGGGGTTGCGGGTGTGTTAGGTGCCGTGATCATTGCTGCTCAGCTTTTGGTTGCGTTATAA
- the katB gene encoding catalase KatB, whose product MTKQANYLTSQNGAPVADDQNSMTAGERGPVLLQDFHLLEKLAHFNRERIPERVVHAKGTGVYGTFTLTKDMSEYTIADHFNGVGKQTETFIRFSTVGGEMGSADAERDPRGFGLRFYTARGNHDIVGNNTPTFFLRDGIKFPDFIHTQKRNPQTNLKDPQAMWDFWALNPEALHQVTILMSDRGIPANYRQMNGYGSHTYSLWNDKGERFWVKFHFKTKQGIANLTPEQADILKGIDPDSSQRDMVAAVADGNFPSWAVKVQIMPEADANTYHINPFDLTKVWPHADYPLIEIGELELNRMPENYFAEVEQVALAPSNLVPGVGASPDKMLQARLFAYADAQRYRIGTNYNQLPVNCPHATKANHHQRAGAMAGTQCPYNGSQTGGDASPNYGPNSTKAALVEPSTFAEPALRLDGEADRYSRYNQDDFTQAGNLYRIFPEDEKARLIATICGSLSQTTMDVQQTMVEHFTKADADYGQRIKQALGL is encoded by the coding sequence ATGACTAAACAAGCGAACTACTTAACCAGCCAAAATGGCGCCCCTGTTGCTGATGACCAAAATTCTATGACAGCTGGTGAGCGTGGTCCTGTACTACTACAAGATTTTCATCTATTAGAAAAACTCGCTCATTTTAATCGTGAGCGTATCCCTGAGCGTGTAGTACATGCAAAAGGCACGGGTGTTTACGGTACGTTTACCCTGACTAAAGATATGAGCGAGTACACTATTGCCGATCACTTCAATGGCGTAGGTAAACAAACTGAAACCTTCATTCGTTTCTCTACTGTGGGTGGTGAGATGGGCTCGGCTGACGCGGAGCGCGATCCTCGTGGTTTCGGTCTACGTTTCTATACGGCCCGTGGTAACCACGACATAGTGGGCAATAACACCCCAACCTTCTTTTTGCGTGATGGCATCAAGTTTCCGGACTTTATTCACACGCAGAAGCGTAACCCTCAGACTAATTTGAAAGATCCACAAGCCATGTGGGATTTCTGGGCATTGAATCCTGAAGCCTTACATCAAGTGACAATCTTGATGTCAGATCGCGGTATTCCGGCTAACTATCGTCAGATGAATGGTTATGGTTCACATACCTATTCGCTGTGGAATGATAAAGGCGAACGTTTCTGGGTTAAGTTTCATTTCAAGACTAAGCAAGGCATAGCTAACTTGACCCCTGAACAGGCCGATATTCTAAAAGGGATCGACCCTGATTCGTCTCAGCGTGACATGGTTGCGGCAGTTGCAGACGGTAACTTCCCTAGCTGGGCTGTTAAAGTGCAAATAATGCCGGAAGCCGATGCTAATACATATCATATCAATCCATTCGATCTGACTAAAGTATGGCCACACGCCGATTACCCCTTGATTGAGATTGGTGAACTCGAGTTAAATCGCATGCCAGAGAACTACTTCGCCGAAGTTGAGCAAGTCGCATTGGCTCCGAGTAACTTAGTGCCTGGTGTTGGCGCATCACCGGATAAGATGTTGCAGGCTCGTTTATTTGCCTATGCCGATGCACAGAGATATAGAATTGGCACTAACTATAATCAGTTACCAGTGAACTGCCCACATGCCACTAAGGCAAATCACCATCAGAGGGCAGGTGCCATGGCGGGAACTCAGTGTCCATATAACGGCAGTCAAACGGGTGGAGATGCGAGTCCAAACTACGGGCCTAATAGCACAAAGGCTGCCTTAGTCGAGCCGAGTACATTTGCAGAACCTGCACTGCGTCTCGATGGCGAAGCCGATAGATACAGCCGTTATAATCAGGATGACTTTACTCAGGCGGGTAACCTGTACCGTATCTTCCCCGAAGATGAGAAGGCCAGATTGATCGCTACTATCTGCGGCAGCCTGAGTCAGACGACTATGGATGTGCAGCAGACCATGGTCGAGCACTTTACCAAGGCGGATGCGGATTATGGTCAACGTATAAAGCAGGCATTGGGGCTTTAA
- a CDS encoding YgjV family protein — protein sequence MDSATIWEWIGYLASVVVAISLMMSNIKKLRWWNLIGAGLFVAYGLAIEALPVALVNFFIVLIDAYYIVKIYKAEKAINAQP from the coding sequence ATGGACAGTGCAACAATTTGGGAGTGGATTGGCTATTTAGCCTCTGTGGTGGTTGCCATCTCGCTTATGATGTCCAATATCAAAAAGTTACGCTGGTGGAACCTGATTGGTGCAGGACTTTTTGTCGCCTATGGCTTGGCCATAGAAGCGCTGCCAGTGGCACTGGTAAATTTCTTTATTGTATTGATTGATGCCTATTATATCGTCAAAATTTATAAAGCCGAAAAAGCGATTAACGCACAGCCTTGA
- the exeM gene encoding extracellular exonuclease ExeM — translation MDKVTKMSVLALSIAAALPMAASADVMITEYVEGTGYSKAVEIYNSGASAIDLTGYSLVYYSKGETAPKTILDLSGNLDAEGIKVIINNHADNAIVLDSSIDTESATIYFNGDDKVGILKDGVLVDILGEVGTTGDWAKDVTIERNAGITAANSSYVASEWTTKGTNDFGGLGVRTGNFDGGEAPEVPAFSCTGETITPIYKVQGAGDSSPLVPDGEYVSVDTVTIKGIVTARGESLQKGFYLQEAQGDGSPYTSDGVFVYLGNKAADGIQPGVEVCVKGLVQEMYGQTQIAGDATKIEIGEQGEELAPTPFYVADGENLAQALERYEGMHIVLDAGSDMKISRNFSFDYSSYRNNMVLSHKAPLMKPTQVHAPLSDAAVALQQANRINELFVESDYKASNGEVPYFPDFNAETGYMRVGDQVTNISGVIGYSYNNYRLVVTNEITAGDLIRENDRTDAPAIATQGDIRVASFNVLNFFNDMVGGDDTPNGNRGASTEEEMLLQRTKLVNAITAMNADIVGLMEIANNGFGEMSAIRNLLDALNAELSDENAYSFIEISDEDKYQGKFIGSDAITVGILYRAASVTPENAAFVIKTPEQHAAEGVASRGEDETSPAYDKYQRHSLGQTFKIHDEKLTIVVNHLKSKGSECLEDWVEFAEDEDPADLQGHCNEFRVSAAKVIGEALTDIEGDLLVIGDMNAYGMEDPIAVLTDYDAATAEREIVTASWTTLDGVIYEREGSKIDKGYGLINLNTQAHGPATYSYSYSGELGNLDHALGNASVAERMVAIEDWHINAVESNLFEYSGKYTGDLEKSENAFSASDHDPVIVALSYPEPTPEPTPKPDDGGSLGYLGLAMLSLLGLRRRKH, via the coding sequence ATGGATAAAGTTACAAAAATGTCAGTGCTTGCACTGTCAATCGCTGCGGCGTTGCCAATGGCGGCTTCTGCTGATGTGATGATCACCGAATATGTCGAAGGCACTGGCTACAGCAAAGCTGTTGAGATATACAATTCAGGTGCTTCCGCAATCGATCTAACTGGCTATTCGCTGGTTTACTATTCCAAAGGTGAAACCGCACCTAAGACCATACTGGATTTATCCGGTAATCTGGACGCTGAAGGTATCAAGGTTATTATCAATAACCATGCCGATAACGCTATTGTCTTAGACTCTTCTATCGATACCGAATCTGCCACCATCTACTTTAACGGTGATGACAAGGTTGGCATTCTTAAAGATGGCGTACTTGTCGATATTCTTGGTGAAGTAGGCACAACAGGTGATTGGGCCAAAGACGTCACTATAGAACGTAACGCAGGTATCACGGCTGCAAACTCAAGTTATGTAGCAAGTGAGTGGACCACTAAAGGCACTAATGACTTTGGTGGGTTGGGTGTCCGTACTGGCAACTTCGATGGCGGTGAAGCTCCAGAGGTGCCAGCATTTAGCTGTACTGGCGAAACGATCACACCTATCTACAAGGTGCAGGGCGCTGGAGATTCAAGTCCGCTAGTGCCTGATGGCGAATATGTATCAGTCGATACTGTAACCATCAAAGGTATCGTTACCGCGCGTGGTGAATCGCTGCAAAAAGGTTTCTATTTGCAAGAAGCACAAGGTGATGGTTCTCCATACACCTCAGATGGTGTGTTTGTCTACTTAGGTAATAAAGCAGCCGATGGCATTCAGCCTGGTGTTGAAGTCTGTGTGAAAGGGCTGGTACAGGAGATGTATGGCCAGACGCAGATTGCCGGCGATGCCACTAAGATTGAGATTGGCGAGCAAGGCGAAGAGCTTGCCCCAACGCCTTTTTATGTTGCCGATGGAGAGAACCTAGCTCAAGCATTGGAACGTTATGAAGGCATGCATATTGTCCTAGATGCAGGCAGTGATATGAAGATAAGCCGTAACTTTAGCTTCGATTATTCAAGCTACCGTAACAATATGGTGTTATCGCACAAAGCCCCTTTAATGAAGCCCACTCAGGTTCACGCTCCTTTATCTGATGCAGCCGTTGCACTGCAGCAAGCAAACAGAATTAACGAGCTTTTTGTCGAGTCTGATTATAAGGCTAGCAATGGCGAAGTGCCTTACTTCCCAGACTTTAATGCCGAAACTGGCTATATGCGTGTTGGCGATCAAGTAACTAATATTTCTGGTGTTATCGGTTACAGTTATAACAATTATCGTTTAGTGGTGACCAATGAGATCACTGCTGGCGATCTGATTCGTGAAAACGATCGCACCGATGCACCAGCCATTGCGACTCAAGGTGACATTCGCGTAGCAAGTTTTAATGTACTTAACTTCTTCAATGACATGGTTGGCGGTGACGATACACCTAACGGTAACCGTGGTGCTTCAACTGAAGAAGAGATGTTACTGCAGCGGACAAAGCTTGTTAATGCTATTACTGCCATGAATGCGGATATTGTCGGCTTAATGGAGATCGCCAATAACGGATTTGGCGAGATGAGTGCGATTCGGAACTTGCTCGATGCCCTCAATGCAGAGCTATCGGATGAAAACGCTTATAGCTTTATCGAGATAAGTGATGAAGATAAGTACCAAGGCAAGTTTATCGGCAGCGATGCGATTACCGTGGGTATCTTGTACCGCGCAGCAAGTGTAACGCCTGAGAACGCGGCATTTGTGATCAAGACCCCAGAGCAACATGCTGCTGAAGGCGTTGCATCTCGTGGTGAAGATGAGACGAGCCCTGCTTATGATAAATATCAGCGTCATAGTCTAGGTCAGACATTTAAGATCCATGACGAGAAACTCACCATAGTGGTTAATCATCTTAAGTCTAAGGGGTCTGAGTGTTTAGAGGATTGGGTTGAATTTGCCGAAGATGAGGATCCAGCCGATCTACAGGGACACTGTAACGAGTTCCGTGTTTCGGCGGCTAAAGTCATAGGTGAAGCACTTACGGATATCGAAGGTGATCTGCTGGTTATCGGTGATATGAATGCCTATGGCATGGAAGATCCTATTGCTGTGTTGACTGACTATGATGCAGCCACTGCAGAGCGTGAGATAGTCACCGCTTCGTGGACAACATTAGATGGCGTTATTTATGAGCGTGAAGGTAGCAAGATTGATAAGGGCTACGGTCTGATCAACTTGAACACTCAAGCCCATGGTCCTGCTACTTACTCGTACAGCTATAGCGGCGAGCTTGGTAACTTAGATCACGCGTTAGGTAATGCCAGTGTTGCTGAGCGTATGGTAGCTATTGAAGATTGGCATATCAATGCAGTTGAATCTAACTTGTTTGAATACAGTGGCAAATACACTGGCGACTTGGAGAAGTCTGAGAATGCGTTCTCGGCATCAGATCATGACCCTGTAATTGTTGCCCTTAGCTACCCAGAGCCGACACCTGAGCCAACACCGAAACCAGATGACGGCGGTTCTTTAGGTTACTTAGGTTTAGCCATGTTGTCATTGCTTGGCTTACGTCGCCGCAAGCACTAA
- the serA gene encoding phosphoglycerate dehydrogenase, giving the protein MAKHSLDKDKIKILLLEGVHQSAVDVLKRAGYSNIEYHKASLGEEALIASIQDAHFVGLRSRTQLNETVLSHAEKLVGIGCFCIGTNQVDLSFAEKLGVPVFNAPFSNTRSVAELVLGEIIMLFRGIPQRNAMAHRGGWLKSASGSFEARGKTLGVIGYGHIGTQLGILAETLGMRVIFFDIEDKLPLGNAQQIHSMQELMSLADVVSLHVPETPQTKEMIGEAELSYMKQGSILINASRGTVVDIDALASAVRSEKLAGAAIDVFPVEPKSNNDEFFSPLRGLDNVILTPHVGGSTQEAQENIGIEVAGKLAKYSDNGSTMTAVNFPEVSLAQHKDASRLLHIHHNRPGVLIKINQAFAEKGINIAAQYLQTTAEIGYVVMEVDSDQAEEALEQMKAIEGTIRTRLLH; this is encoded by the coding sequence ATGGCGAAACATTCGCTGGACAAGGATAAGATCAAGATCCTGCTGTTGGAAGGCGTCCACCAATCTGCGGTTGATGTATTAAAACGTGCAGGCTACAGCAACATCGAATATCACAAAGCATCTCTCGGAGAAGAAGCCTTAATTGCCTCTATTCAAGATGCCCATTTTGTCGGCCTTCGTTCCCGCACTCAACTTAACGAAACCGTGTTAAGTCATGCGGAAAAGCTTGTGGGTATCGGTTGCTTCTGTATCGGCACCAACCAGGTTGACCTGAGTTTTGCTGAAAAGCTGGGCGTCCCGGTTTTCAATGCGCCATTTTCAAACACCCGAAGTGTCGCCGAGCTAGTACTTGGTGAAATTATTATGTTATTCCGTGGTATTCCACAGCGTAATGCGATGGCACACAGAGGCGGATGGCTAAAAAGCGCCAGTGGTAGTTTCGAAGCTCGCGGTAAAACACTCGGTGTTATCGGTTATGGTCATATTGGTACTCAGCTCGGTATCTTGGCCGAGACGCTTGGCATGCGCGTCATTTTCTTCGATATCGAAGACAAGCTACCACTGGGTAACGCCCAACAAATTCACTCGATGCAAGAGCTGATGTCTCTTGCCGATGTAGTCAGCCTACATGTACCTGAGACGCCACAAACTAAAGAGATGATAGGTGAAGCCGAGCTTTCTTATATGAAGCAAGGTAGCATCTTAATCAACGCCTCTCGCGGCACCGTTGTCGACATAGATGCACTCGCCTCGGCCGTTCGCAGTGAAAAACTCGCTGGCGCCGCTATCGATGTATTCCCTGTTGAGCCTAAGTCGAATAATGACGAATTTTTCAGCCCGCTACGTGGCTTGGATAATGTCATACTGACCCCCCATGTTGGTGGCAGCACTCAGGAAGCTCAGGAAAACATCGGTATTGAAGTGGCTGGCAAGCTAGCCAAATACTCAGACAATGGCTCGACCATGACTGCAGTTAACTTCCCTGAAGTGTCTCTGGCCCAGCATAAAGACGCATCTCGCTTACTGCACATTCACCATAACCGTCCCGGTGTACTGATCAAGATTAACCAAGCGTTTGCAGAAAAGGGCATCAACATTGCGGCTCAGTATCTTCAAACTACTGCAGAAATTGGTTATGTAGTGATGGAAGTCGACTCGGATCAAGCCGAAGAAGCTCTGGAACAGATGAAGGCTATCGAAGGCACTATTCGAACTAGACTCCTGCACTAA
- a CDS encoding TMEM165/GDT1 family protein produces MDALEPLLTSTFTVAIAEIGDKTQLLALILAARFSHIKGSKTAIILGIFLSTLINHFAAAWLGNWAIGLISPELARYLVAASFFAIALWVLIPDKVDCEESRFYKMGPFIATFILFFIAEMGDKTQIATVVLAAKYDALAMVVMGTTLGMLLANVPVVIAGNFSAEKLPLTLIHRGCAVLFALLGVATLMF; encoded by the coding sequence TTGGACGCACTAGAACCACTACTAACCTCAACCTTCACGGTTGCTATCGCCGAAATTGGTGACAAAACTCAACTGCTTGCTCTTATACTTGCCGCCAGATTTAGCCATATAAAAGGCAGTAAAACGGCAATTATTCTCGGTATTTTTCTGTCGACTCTGATAAACCACTTTGCTGCCGCCTGGCTAGGTAATTGGGCCATTGGATTAATTAGCCCGGAACTGGCTCGTTATCTTGTCGCAGCGTCATTTTTTGCTATCGCTCTGTGGGTACTCATTCCTGACAAGGTCGATTGTGAAGAAAGCCGTTTCTACAAGATGGGGCCTTTCATTGCCACCTTCATTCTGTTTTTTATCGCCGAGATGGGAGATAAAACTCAAATTGCCACTGTGGTATTAGCGGCGAAGTATGATGCTCTGGCTATGGTTGTCATGGGCACCACCTTAGGCATGCTTCTTGCCAACGTTCCAGTAGTCATCGCCGGCAACTTCAGCGCAGAAAAGTTACCTCTGACCCTGATTCACCGTGGCTGTGCCGTACTGTTTGCCCTACTCGGTGTAGCGACATTGATGTTTTAA